CTTCCGAACCGTGCTTAAACGCTTCAGAAATAGACAAAGATTATTTTGATGGCCTGAGAAAAGCATTTCCAAATCAATTGCTCTACAAACTATGGTTGGTTATTACACAAGATGTAAACTTTGGAAAAACAGATAGAAACGAAATTGAAGCTGTAGCCGATTTTAAAACAAAGAATGAAGCCGACCTTAAACGTTTACAACAAAAAGAAACCATAAAGCGCTACCAATTTATAAACAACGTTCTTAAAAAAGGGCAAACAATTGATATATCGCAAGCCAAAGATTTACGCACCAAATTCGACAGAATTTTAACCCATAAAGTCTGGGGCTACATAATTTTCTTTGTTATTTTATTGCTCATTTTCCAAGCTATTTACGATTGGTCTAGCATACCCATGGATTTTATAGACGAAACTTTTGCATCACTTAGCGAATGGTTAAAAACACAGCTTCCGCAAGGGGCTTTCACCAATCTTTTAGCAGAAGGCGTTATACCTGGACTCGGCGGCATCGTTATTTTTATTCCTCAAATAGCCTTTTTATTCTTATTCATTTCTGTTTTAGAAGAAAGCGGATACATGAGCCGCGTGGTATTTTTAATGGATCGCGTTATGAGACGTTTCGGATTAAGTGGAAAAAGTGTCGTGCCTTTAATTTCTGGCACCGCCTGTGCTATTCCAGCAGTTATGGCCACTAGAAATATTGAAAGTTGGAAAGAACGCTTGATTACTATTTTGGTTACTCCATTTACCACATGTTCTGCAAGACTACCAGTCTATTTAATTATTATTTCTTTGGTAATTCCTGAGGGTCGATTTTTTGGGTTAGGCTACCAAGCTTTAACCTTAATGCTCTTATACCTTTTGGGTTTTGGTGCCGCAGTCGGTTCGGCATACATTCTAAACAAAGTTTTAAAAATTAGAAGTAAAACATTTTTTGTTGTTGAAATGCCAAACTACAAACTACCACTTTTTAAAAATGTAGCGCTTACGGTCATTGAAAAAACCAAGTCTTTTGTTTTTGGCGCCGGAAAAATTATTTTGGCCATTTCAATCATATTATGGTTTTTGGCATCTTATGGCCCCGGAGACAATTTTAACAACGCCGAAGAAATTGTAACAGAAAAATATGCTTCACAAAATATATCTAAAGAAGACTTACAACAACACATCGCTTCTTTTAAACTAGAGCATTCGTTTATAGGCATTACCGGTCAAGCCATAGAGCCAGCTATAAGGCCTTTGGGCTACGATTGGAAAATTGGTATTGCCATAGTAAGCAGTTTTGCTGCCCGAGAAGTATTTGTTGGTACTTTGGCCACCATTTACAGCGTTGGGAGCGATGATGAAGCCACCATTAAAAACCGTATGGCTGCCGAAGTAAACCCCATTTTGGGAGGTCCTTTATTTAACTTTGCGTCAGGTATTTCATTGTTACTTTTCTATGCCTTTGCCATGCAATGTATGAGTACATTGGCCATTGTAAAGCGAGAAACAAACTCATGGAAATGGCCAACCTTACAACTTGTGGTCATGACCGGAATCGCCTATGCGGCAGCATTAATTGCTTTTCAAATTTTGAAATGAAACTAATTTAATTCCGACGAAAGAAATATGAACATACTCCTTCAAAATATACTGGTAATAAGTGCTCTGGTACTTGCTATTGTGTTTTTAGTAAAGAAATTCTTTTGGAAAACACCAAAAACCAAAAAGGCCTGTGGCAATGATGATTGCGGATGCCACTAATACGCTCTATGAGCATATTATTCTTCTTTAACAAACAAGTTATTGGCCACGGTTTGCGAAATACTCATTTGGCTGCCATTAATTTTAACAACCATCGAGTCATCAAAATCTTCTCTAGAAATCACATTGATTTCTGAACCGAGGGCAATTTTATGTTTATCCAAATACTTTAAAAATGCCGAAGAGGTATCTTTTACCCCAACACAAACCCCTTTGGTGTTTTCAGCTAAATTGAAAAGCAAGGTTTTATCGGTTTTTTTAATATCGCCTGATTTATCGGGAATGGGATCGCCATGCGGGTCGTGTGTGGGATAATCCAGCAACTTATCGAGTTCGCTTATCAGTTTTTCCGATTTTATGTGCTCTAATTGCTCAGCAATTTCATGAACCTCATCCCACGAAAAGTTGAGTTTTTCAACCAAAAACACTTCCCATAAACGGTGTTTTCTAACGACATCGGCAGCTATTTTTTTTCCTTTGGCTGTTAAAGTTGCACCTTGATACCGCTTGTAATTAACATAACCTTTTTCAGCTAATTTTTTAATCATATCGGTCACCGACGACGCTTTCGTTTCAATAGCCTGGGCAATACTGTTGGTACTTACCGTTAAGGTACCGTATCGGCCAAGTTGGTAAATGGTTTTAATGTAGTTTTCTTCTGTTAGCGTTATCATCACCTTTTTATTTAAAACACAAATATAGTTTAATCATTATTTTAAATCTATTTTTAGATTAATCTAAATTAATATTTATATTTGCATAAAATAAACAATATTAACTACAAAAAATATACCAATTGAAACATCTTATAATTTTTTTAAGTTTCATCTCATTTTCATTGCATGCACAAGAAATAAGTGGCCGTGTCTTTTCAAACGGTGAGCCGTTACCCTTTGCCAATGTTTTTATAAAGGAAAGTTCGAAAGGCACCATAGCAAAAGAAGATGGTTCCTATTCCATTAAAGATGTAGAGACAGGGAAATACACCATATTTGTTTCGTTTACTGGCTATAAAACACGAAAAAAACGCTTAACTATAACTGATAAAAACGTAACCATTGATTTCCATTTAGAGGAATCGGAAATGCTCGACGAAGTCGTGGTTACCGGAACCCTAAAAGCGGTTTCTAGACTAGAAAGCCCCGTGCCAGTTGAAGTTTACAGCCCTACCTTTTTAAAAAAGAATCCAACCCCTAATATTTTTGAAGCGCTACAAAATGTAAATGGCGTTCGCCCCCAAATAAACTGCAACGTTTGCAATACAGGCGACATCCACATTAATGGACTTGAAGGCCCTTACACTTTAGTTTTAATCGACGGCATGCCCATTGTTAGTGGGCTTTCAACGGTTTACGGGTTATCAGGCATTCCTAATTCACTTATAGAACAGGTTGAAATTGTTAAGGGCCCCGCCTCCTCGCTGTACGGTAGTGAGGCTGTTGGCGGCCTTATAAATATCATTACCAAACTACCAGAGCATGCCCCTCTAGTTTTTGCAGACAGTTATGTTTCTGGTTGGGGTGAAGCCAATTTAGACCTCGGTTTTAAGGTCAAATTAGGCGAGAAAACCGATGTACTCACGGGTGTTAATTACTTTAATTATAGCAACCCCATTGATAACAACAACGATAATTTTACTGATGTCACACTGCAAGACCGTATTTCGGTATTTCAAAAATGGAATTTTAAACGCCAAAACAATCGCGTGTTTTCTTTGGCTGGGCGATATTTTTACGAAGACCGTTGGGGCGGTGAAATGCAATGGAACCCTTCTTATCGCGGTGGCGACGAAATTTACGGTGAAAGCATCTACACCAGTCGCTTCGAACTTTTAGGAAAGTACCAATTACCCATTGACGAAAAAGTACTATTCCAGTTTTCTTATACTGACCATGACCAAAACTCCGTTTATGGCGATATGCCTTATTTGGCCAAACAGCGTATTGGTTTTGGGCAATTTACCTGGGACAAACTACTAAACAACCACGACCTTTTGTTAGGTGCGGCAGCGCGCTATAATTTTTATAACGACCAAACGCCTTCAACCGTAAAAGAAGAACTTATTATTCCATCATTATTTGTTCAAGACGAAATAAAATTACACGAAAAACATAATCTCCTTTTAGGTGCGCGTTACGATTATGACAAACGCCACGGTAATATTTTTACGCCACGATTGGCCTATAAATTCAAGCCTACCGCAAACGACATTTTCCGCATCAATGCCGGAACAGGCTTTAGAGTGGTCAATTTATTTACGGAAGAACATGCCGCACTTACGGGAGCACGCAACGTAGTGGTAACCGAAGCCCTAAAACCAGAACGCTCATATAACGTAAATATTAATTATATGACCAAAATATTCTCCAAAAGCGGCTTCATTATCGGGCTGGATGCTTCAACTTGGTACACCCATTTTAACAACATCATTTTACCAGATTACGACACCAATCCCAATCAAATTATTTATGACAACTTAGAAGGAAAAGCGGTAAGCCAAGGTGTTAGTCTAAATATCGATGTCATGTTCCCCAACGGCATAAAATTACTGGCAGGCGCAACCTTGCAGGATGTATCGAAAACCGAAAACGGGGTAACCGAACGCCAAATTTTAACCGAAAGCTTCACCGGAACCTGGGCGGTATCGTACAAAAATCACAAGTACAATTTGCTTCTGGATTATACTGGAAACCTTTACGGCCCTATGCGTTTGCCGCTTTTGGGCGATTTAGACCC
This genomic stretch from Flavobacteriaceae bacterium GSB9 harbors:
- a CDS encoding metal-dependent transcriptional regulator, coding for MTLTEENYIKTIYQLGRYGTLTVSTNSIAQAIETKASSVTDMIKKLAEKGYVNYKRYQGATLTAKGKKIAADVVRKHRLWEVFLVEKLNFSWDEVHEIAEQLEHIKSEKLISELDKLLDYPTHDPHGDPIPDKSGDIKKTDKTLLFNLAENTKGVCVGVKDTSSAFLKYLDKHKIALGSEINVISREDFDDSMVVKINGSQMSISQTVANNLFVKEE
- the feoB gene encoding ferrous iron transport protein B, whose amino-acid sequence is MGKQINVALIGNPNTGKTSVFNALTGLNQKVGNYPGITVEKKEGICKLSRGVKAHIIDLPGTYSLNASSLDENVVIELLLNKNDKDFPDVAVVVSDVENLKRNLLLFTQIKDLEIPTILVINMADRMAYKGISLDIEYLEKQLNTKIALVSTRKKEGIDLLKSLIENYKNVSSEPCLNASEIDKDYFDGLRKAFPNQLLYKLWLVITQDVNFGKTDRNEIEAVADFKTKNEADLKRLQQKETIKRYQFINNVLKKGQTIDISQAKDLRTKFDRILTHKVWGYIIFFVILLLIFQAIYDWSSIPMDFIDETFASLSEWLKTQLPQGAFTNLLAEGVIPGLGGIVIFIPQIAFLFLFISVLEESGYMSRVVFLMDRVMRRFGLSGKSVVPLISGTACAIPAVMATRNIESWKERLITILVTPFTTCSARLPVYLIIISLVIPEGRFFGLGYQALTLMLLYLLGFGAAVGSAYILNKVLKIRSKTFFVVEMPNYKLPLFKNVALTVIEKTKSFVFGAGKIILAISIILWFLASYGPGDNFNNAEEIVTEKYASQNISKEDLQQHIASFKLEHSFIGITGQAIEPAIRPLGYDWKIGIAIVSSFAAREVFVGTLATIYSVGSDDEATIKNRMAAEVNPILGGPLFNFASGISLLLFYAFAMQCMSTLAIVKRETNSWKWPTLQLVVMTGIAYAAALIAFQILK
- a CDS encoding FeoB-associated Cys-rich membrane protein, with translation MNILLQNILVISALVLAIVFLVKKFFWKTPKTKKACGNDDCGCH
- a CDS encoding TonB-dependent receptor, yielding MKHLIIFLSFISFSLHAQEISGRVFSNGEPLPFANVFIKESSKGTIAKEDGSYSIKDVETGKYTIFVSFTGYKTRKKRLTITDKNVTIDFHLEESEMLDEVVVTGTLKAVSRLESPVPVEVYSPTFLKKNPTPNIFEALQNVNGVRPQINCNVCNTGDIHINGLEGPYTLVLIDGMPIVSGLSTVYGLSGIPNSLIEQVEIVKGPASSLYGSEAVGGLINIITKLPEHAPLVFADSYVSGWGEANLDLGFKVKLGEKTDVLTGVNYFNYSNPIDNNNDNFTDVTLQDRISVFQKWNFKRQNNRVFSLAGRYFYEDRWGGEMQWNPSYRGGDEIYGESIYTSRFELLGKYQLPIDEKVLFQFSYTDHDQNSVYGDMPYLAKQRIGFGQFTWDKLLNNHDLLLGAAARYNFYNDQTPSTVKEELIIPSLFVQDEIKLHEKHNLLLGARYDYDKRHGNIFTPRLAYKFKPTANDIFRINAGTGFRVVNLFTEEHAALTGARNVVVTEALKPERSYNVNINYMTKIFSKSGFIIGLDASTWYTHFNNIILPDYDTNPNQIIYDNLEGKAVSQGVSLNIDVMFPNGIKLLAGATLQDVSKTENGVTERQILTESFTGTWAVSYKNHKYNLLLDYTGNLYGPMRLPLLGDLDPRQPESPYWSIQNIQLTFDGLKNFEVYGGVKNVLNWTPNKGNPFIIARAQDPFDENVQFDNNGNAIATANNPYALTFDPSYVYGPNQGRRLFFGLRYTLN